In Salmo salar chromosome ssa24, Ssal_v3.1, whole genome shotgun sequence, the following proteins share a genomic window:
- the LOC106584999 gene encoding mitochondrial sodium/calcium exchanger protein isoform X4: protein MTSRVVFISVLLLLWCHSRHVLGSGDSGTGIVPSPDRSADGADLLSVGTMVGTHSAMLRQGSTDECDIVMNLSAADRCAFVKATPDCSMEDSFINYLKMAFCLLPPNLTPLTITLCIIWLLILFIVLGLTASKFFCPNLSAISSSLRLTHNVAGVTFLALGNGAPDVFSATVAFSRPHTAGLAIGALFGAGIFVTTVVAGSVSLVKPFTVASRPFLRDVIFYMAAVFWTFIILYRGTISLGETLGYLGLYVVYVVTVIVSAYIYSQQKHSATRSSVQSSTHAPELQTSESDQAPLLSNGSIQEGYDSEYRPLLPYCESTSSILLNSLNPVDSRTWRRKTWRWRTVKILKMPLEVLLLLTVPVVDPDKEDRNWRRPLNCLHLVTAPLVCVLTFSSGEYGLYLIEGQFPVWALTLLFGLFLSAIVFLTTSNDQPPAYHLVFSLLGFVVSAMWISAAASEVVSILHMLGVVLSLSNNLLGLTLLAWGNSIGDCFSDITIARQGYPRMALSACFGGIIFNMLIGVGIGCLIQMFNNEPVVTLEPEGLLTWVLAGSLGLSLAFSFILVPLRCFHLGRAYGIFLLLFYAVFLLVALLTEFGFIHI from the exons ATGACATCGCGGGTTGTTTTTATATCCGTGTTGCTGCTGTTGTGGTGTCACAGTCGCCATGTCTTGGGCTCTGGTGATTCAGGTACCGGGATAGTTCCGTCTCCAGACCGATCCGCCGACGGTGCTGATCTGCTCTCTGTGGGTACCATGGTGGGGACACACTCCGCGATGTTACGTCAGGGAAGCACAGACGAG tGTGACATTGTGATGAACCTCAGTGCTGCTGATCGCTGTGCGTTTGTGAAGGCCACTCCAGACTGCAGTATGGAAGACAGCTTCATCAACTACCTCAAGATGGCCTTCTGTCTACTACCACCCAACCTAACACCCCTCACTATCACACTCTGC ATTATCTGGTTGTTAATCTTGTTCATAGTTCTCGGACTGACTGCGTCAAAGTT CTTCTGTCCCAACCTctcagccatctcctccagcctTCGACTCACACACAACGTGGCT GGTGTGACGTTCCTGGCGCTAGGTAACGGAGCTCCAGATGTCTTCAGTGCCACTGTGGCCTTCTCCCGTCCACACACCGCTGGCCTGGCTATAGGAGCACTGTTtg GAGCGGGTATCTTTGTAACCACGGTGGTCGCCGGATCTGTGTCATTGGTCAAACCCTTCACTGTAGCGTCCCGCCCCTTCCTGCGGGATGTCATCTTCTACATGGCTGCAGTCTTCTGGACCTTCATCATCCTCTACAGAGGAACTATATCACTGGGAGAGacactag gGTACCTGGGGCTGTATGTGGTGTATGTGGTAACAGTCATTGTGAGTGCCTACATCTACAGTCAACAGAAACACTCAGCAACTAGAAGTTCCGTCCAGAGCTCAACACACGCACCAG AGCTCCAGACGTCTGAGTCAGACCAGGCTCCTCTTTTATCTAATGGCAGCATCCAGGAGGGCTATG aCAGTGAGTACCGTCCCCTGCTCCCCTACTGTGAGTCGACCAGTTCCATCCTGCTGAATTCTCTAAACCCGGTGGACAGCAGGACCTGGAGGAGGAAGACCTGGCGCTGGAGGACTGTGAAAATACTGAAG ATGCCACTggaggtgctgctgctgctgactgtTCCAGTGGTGGATCCTGACAAAGAAGACAGGAACTGGAGAAGACCATTAAACTGCCTCCACCTTGTCACTGCGCCGCTGGTTTGTGTGCTCACCTTCAGCTCCGGAGAGT acggTTTGTATCTGATCGAGGGTCAGTTTCCTGTCTGGGCGTTGACGTTGCTCTTTGGCCTCTTCCTCTCCGCCATAGTCTTCCTCACCACTTCTAACGACCAGCCCCCGGCATACCACTTA GTGTTCTCTCTGCTGGGCTTTGTGGTGAGTGCGATGTGGATCAGTGCCGCAGCCTCGGAGGTGGTCAGTATCCTGCACATGCTCGGTGTGGTCCTTAGTCTGTCCAACAATTTACTGGGTCTCACACTGCTGGCCTGGGGAAATAGCATTgggg ATTGTTTTTCGGACATCACCATCGCTCGCCAGGGCTACCCACGGATGGCATTATCAGCCTGCTTTGGGGGAATCATCTTTA ACATGCTGATTGGAGTGGGCATTGGCTGTCTGATACAGATGTTTAACAACGAGCCAGTGGTGACG TTGGAACCAGAGGGTTTGTTGACCTGGGTTCTAGCAggttctctgggtctctctctggcTTTCTCCTTCATCCTAGTTCCTCTGCGTTGTTTCCATCTGGGCCGGGCCTATGGAATCTTCCTCCTGCTCTTCTACGCAGTCTTCCTCCTGGTTGCGCTGCTCACGGAGTTCGGCTTTATCCACATCTGA
- the LOC106584999 gene encoding mitochondrial sodium/calcium exchanger protein isoform X1 produces MTSRVVFISVLLLLWCHSRHVLGSGDSGTGIVPSPDRSADGADLLSVGTMVGTHSAMLRQGSTDECDIVMNLSAADRCAFVKATPDCSMEDSFINYLKMAFCLLPPNLTPLTITLCIIWLLILFIVLGLTASKFFCPNLSAISSSLRLTHNVAGVTFLALGNGAPDVFSATVAFSRPHTAGLAIGALFGAGIFVTTVVAGSVSLVKPFTVASRPFLRDVIFYMAAVFWTFIILYRGTISLGETLGYLGLYVVYVVTVIVSAYIYSQQKHSATRSSVQSSTHAPGDTHVPELQTSESDQAPLLSNGSIQEGYGNNHSHCAHSTKLYLWGVLREPIQSSVCVCACIDSEYRPLLPYCESTSSILLNSLNPVDSRTWRRKTWRWRTVKILKMPLEVLLLLTVPVVDPDKEDRNWRRPLNCLHLVTAPLVCVLTFSSGEYGLYLIEGQFPVWALTLLFGLFLSAIVFLTTSNDQPPAYHLVFSLLGFVVSAMWISAAASEVVSILHMLGVVLSLSNNLLGLTLLAWGNSIGDCFSDITIARQGYPRMALSACFGGIIFNMLIGVGIGCLIQMFNNEPVVTLEPEGLLTWVLAGSLGLSLAFSFILVPLRCFHLGRAYGIFLLLFYAVFLLVALLTEFGFIHI; encoded by the exons ATGACATCGCGGGTTGTTTTTATATCCGTGTTGCTGCTGTTGTGGTGTCACAGTCGCCATGTCTTGGGCTCTGGTGATTCAGGTACCGGGATAGTTCCGTCTCCAGACCGATCCGCCGACGGTGCTGATCTGCTCTCTGTGGGTACCATGGTGGGGACACACTCCGCGATGTTACGTCAGGGAAGCACAGACGAG tGTGACATTGTGATGAACCTCAGTGCTGCTGATCGCTGTGCGTTTGTGAAGGCCACTCCAGACTGCAGTATGGAAGACAGCTTCATCAACTACCTCAAGATGGCCTTCTGTCTACTACCACCCAACCTAACACCCCTCACTATCACACTCTGC ATTATCTGGTTGTTAATCTTGTTCATAGTTCTCGGACTGACTGCGTCAAAGTT CTTCTGTCCCAACCTctcagccatctcctccagcctTCGACTCACACACAACGTGGCT GGTGTGACGTTCCTGGCGCTAGGTAACGGAGCTCCAGATGTCTTCAGTGCCACTGTGGCCTTCTCCCGTCCACACACCGCTGGCCTGGCTATAGGAGCACTGTTtg GAGCGGGTATCTTTGTAACCACGGTGGTCGCCGGATCTGTGTCATTGGTCAAACCCTTCACTGTAGCGTCCCGCCCCTTCCTGCGGGATGTCATCTTCTACATGGCTGCAGTCTTCTGGACCTTCATCATCCTCTACAGAGGAACTATATCACTGGGAGAGacactag gGTACCTGGGGCTGTATGTGGTGTATGTGGTAACAGTCATTGTGAGTGCCTACATCTACAGTCAACAGAAACACTCAGCAACTAGAAGTTCCGTCCAGAGCTCAACACACGCACCAGGTGACACACACGTACCAG AGCTCCAGACGTCTGAGTCAGACCAGGCTCCTCTTTTATCTAATGGCAGCATCCAGGAGGGCTATGGTAACAACCACAGTCACTGTGCACATTCCACTAAGTTATACCTCTGGGGTGTGCTACGAGAACCAATCcagtcgagtgtgtgtgtgtgtgcgtgtatagaCAGTGAGTACCGTCCCCTGCTCCCCTACTGTGAGTCGACCAGTTCCATCCTGCTGAATTCTCTAAACCCGGTGGACAGCAGGACCTGGAGGAGGAAGACCTGGCGCTGGAGGACTGTGAAAATACTGAAG ATGCCACTggaggtgctgctgctgctgactgtTCCAGTGGTGGATCCTGACAAAGAAGACAGGAACTGGAGAAGACCATTAAACTGCCTCCACCTTGTCACTGCGCCGCTGGTTTGTGTGCTCACCTTCAGCTCCGGAGAGT acggTTTGTATCTGATCGAGGGTCAGTTTCCTGTCTGGGCGTTGACGTTGCTCTTTGGCCTCTTCCTCTCCGCCATAGTCTTCCTCACCACTTCTAACGACCAGCCCCCGGCATACCACTTA GTGTTCTCTCTGCTGGGCTTTGTGGTGAGTGCGATGTGGATCAGTGCCGCAGCCTCGGAGGTGGTCAGTATCCTGCACATGCTCGGTGTGGTCCTTAGTCTGTCCAACAATTTACTGGGTCTCACACTGCTGGCCTGGGGAAATAGCATTgggg ATTGTTTTTCGGACATCACCATCGCTCGCCAGGGCTACCCACGGATGGCATTATCAGCCTGCTTTGGGGGAATCATCTTTA ACATGCTGATTGGAGTGGGCATTGGCTGTCTGATACAGATGTTTAACAACGAGCCAGTGGTGACG TTGGAACCAGAGGGTTTGTTGACCTGGGTTCTAGCAggttctctgggtctctctctggcTTTCTCCTTCATCCTAGTTCCTCTGCGTTGTTTCCATCTGGGCCGGGCCTATGGAATCTTCCTCCTGCTCTTCTACGCAGTCTTCCTCCTGGTTGCGCTGCTCACGGAGTTCGGCTTTATCCACATCTGA
- the LOC106584999 gene encoding mitochondrial sodium/calcium exchanger protein isoform X3: MTSRVVFISVLLLLWCHSRHVLGSGDSGTGIVPSPDRSADGADLLSVGTMVGTHSAMLRQGSTDECDIVMNLSAADRCAFVKATPDCSMEDSFINYLKMAFCLLPPNLTPLTITLCIIWLLILFIVLGLTASKFFCPNLSAISSSLRLTHNVAGVTFLALGNGAPDVFSATVAFSRPHTAGLAIGALFGAGIFVTTVVAGSVSLVKPFTVASRPFLRDVIFYMAAVFWTFIILYRGTISLGETLGYLGLYVVYVVTVIVSAYIYSQQKHSATRSSVQSSTHAPGDTHVPELQTSESDQAPLLSNGSIQEGYDSEYRPLLPYCESTSSILLNSLNPVDSRTWRRKTWRWRTVKILKMPLEVLLLLTVPVVDPDKEDRNWRRPLNCLHLVTAPLVCVLTFSSGEYGLYLIEGQFPVWALTLLFGLFLSAIVFLTTSNDQPPAYHLVFSLLGFVVSAMWISAAASEVVSILHMLGVVLSLSNNLLGLTLLAWGNSIGDCFSDITIARQGYPRMALSACFGGIIFNMLIGVGIGCLIQMFNNEPVVTLEPEGLLTWVLAGSLGLSLAFSFILVPLRCFHLGRAYGIFLLLFYAVFLLVALLTEFGFIHI, from the exons ATGACATCGCGGGTTGTTTTTATATCCGTGTTGCTGCTGTTGTGGTGTCACAGTCGCCATGTCTTGGGCTCTGGTGATTCAGGTACCGGGATAGTTCCGTCTCCAGACCGATCCGCCGACGGTGCTGATCTGCTCTCTGTGGGTACCATGGTGGGGACACACTCCGCGATGTTACGTCAGGGAAGCACAGACGAG tGTGACATTGTGATGAACCTCAGTGCTGCTGATCGCTGTGCGTTTGTGAAGGCCACTCCAGACTGCAGTATGGAAGACAGCTTCATCAACTACCTCAAGATGGCCTTCTGTCTACTACCACCCAACCTAACACCCCTCACTATCACACTCTGC ATTATCTGGTTGTTAATCTTGTTCATAGTTCTCGGACTGACTGCGTCAAAGTT CTTCTGTCCCAACCTctcagccatctcctccagcctTCGACTCACACACAACGTGGCT GGTGTGACGTTCCTGGCGCTAGGTAACGGAGCTCCAGATGTCTTCAGTGCCACTGTGGCCTTCTCCCGTCCACACACCGCTGGCCTGGCTATAGGAGCACTGTTtg GAGCGGGTATCTTTGTAACCACGGTGGTCGCCGGATCTGTGTCATTGGTCAAACCCTTCACTGTAGCGTCCCGCCCCTTCCTGCGGGATGTCATCTTCTACATGGCTGCAGTCTTCTGGACCTTCATCATCCTCTACAGAGGAACTATATCACTGGGAGAGacactag gGTACCTGGGGCTGTATGTGGTGTATGTGGTAACAGTCATTGTGAGTGCCTACATCTACAGTCAACAGAAACACTCAGCAACTAGAAGTTCCGTCCAGAGCTCAACACACGCACCAGGTGACACACACGTACCAG AGCTCCAGACGTCTGAGTCAGACCAGGCTCCTCTTTTATCTAATGGCAGCATCCAGGAGGGCTATG aCAGTGAGTACCGTCCCCTGCTCCCCTACTGTGAGTCGACCAGTTCCATCCTGCTGAATTCTCTAAACCCGGTGGACAGCAGGACCTGGAGGAGGAAGACCTGGCGCTGGAGGACTGTGAAAATACTGAAG ATGCCACTggaggtgctgctgctgctgactgtTCCAGTGGTGGATCCTGACAAAGAAGACAGGAACTGGAGAAGACCATTAAACTGCCTCCACCTTGTCACTGCGCCGCTGGTTTGTGTGCTCACCTTCAGCTCCGGAGAGT acggTTTGTATCTGATCGAGGGTCAGTTTCCTGTCTGGGCGTTGACGTTGCTCTTTGGCCTCTTCCTCTCCGCCATAGTCTTCCTCACCACTTCTAACGACCAGCCCCCGGCATACCACTTA GTGTTCTCTCTGCTGGGCTTTGTGGTGAGTGCGATGTGGATCAGTGCCGCAGCCTCGGAGGTGGTCAGTATCCTGCACATGCTCGGTGTGGTCCTTAGTCTGTCCAACAATTTACTGGGTCTCACACTGCTGGCCTGGGGAAATAGCATTgggg ATTGTTTTTCGGACATCACCATCGCTCGCCAGGGCTACCCACGGATGGCATTATCAGCCTGCTTTGGGGGAATCATCTTTA ACATGCTGATTGGAGTGGGCATTGGCTGTCTGATACAGATGTTTAACAACGAGCCAGTGGTGACG TTGGAACCAGAGGGTTTGTTGACCTGGGTTCTAGCAggttctctgggtctctctctggcTTTCTCCTTCATCCTAGTTCCTCTGCGTTGTTTCCATCTGGGCCGGGCCTATGGAATCTTCCTCCTGCTCTTCTACGCAGTCTTCCTCCTGGTTGCGCTGCTCACGGAGTTCGGCTTTATCCACATCTGA
- the LOC106584999 gene encoding mitochondrial sodium/calcium exchanger protein isoform X2, protein MTSRVVFISVLLLLWCHSRHVLGSGDSGTGIVPSPDRSADGADLLSVGTMVGTHSAMLRQGSTDECDIVMNLSAADRCAFVKATPDCSMEDSFINYLKMAFCLLPPNLTPLTITLCIIWLLILFIVLGLTASKFFCPNLSAISSSLRLTHNVAGVTFLALGNGAPDVFSATVAFSRPHTAGLAIGALFGAGIFVTTVVAGSVSLVKPFTVASRPFLRDVIFYMAAVFWTFIILYRGTISLGETLGYLGLYVVYVVTVIVSAYIYSQQKHSATRSSVQSSTHAPELQTSESDQAPLLSNGSIQEGYGNNHSHCAHSTKLYLWGVLREPIQSSVCVCACIDSEYRPLLPYCESTSSILLNSLNPVDSRTWRRKTWRWRTVKILKMPLEVLLLLTVPVVDPDKEDRNWRRPLNCLHLVTAPLVCVLTFSSGEYGLYLIEGQFPVWALTLLFGLFLSAIVFLTTSNDQPPAYHLVFSLLGFVVSAMWISAAASEVVSILHMLGVVLSLSNNLLGLTLLAWGNSIGDCFSDITIARQGYPRMALSACFGGIIFNMLIGVGIGCLIQMFNNEPVVTLEPEGLLTWVLAGSLGLSLAFSFILVPLRCFHLGRAYGIFLLLFYAVFLLVALLTEFGFIHI, encoded by the exons ATGACATCGCGGGTTGTTTTTATATCCGTGTTGCTGCTGTTGTGGTGTCACAGTCGCCATGTCTTGGGCTCTGGTGATTCAGGTACCGGGATAGTTCCGTCTCCAGACCGATCCGCCGACGGTGCTGATCTGCTCTCTGTGGGTACCATGGTGGGGACACACTCCGCGATGTTACGTCAGGGAAGCACAGACGAG tGTGACATTGTGATGAACCTCAGTGCTGCTGATCGCTGTGCGTTTGTGAAGGCCACTCCAGACTGCAGTATGGAAGACAGCTTCATCAACTACCTCAAGATGGCCTTCTGTCTACTACCACCCAACCTAACACCCCTCACTATCACACTCTGC ATTATCTGGTTGTTAATCTTGTTCATAGTTCTCGGACTGACTGCGTCAAAGTT CTTCTGTCCCAACCTctcagccatctcctccagcctTCGACTCACACACAACGTGGCT GGTGTGACGTTCCTGGCGCTAGGTAACGGAGCTCCAGATGTCTTCAGTGCCACTGTGGCCTTCTCCCGTCCACACACCGCTGGCCTGGCTATAGGAGCACTGTTtg GAGCGGGTATCTTTGTAACCACGGTGGTCGCCGGATCTGTGTCATTGGTCAAACCCTTCACTGTAGCGTCCCGCCCCTTCCTGCGGGATGTCATCTTCTACATGGCTGCAGTCTTCTGGACCTTCATCATCCTCTACAGAGGAACTATATCACTGGGAGAGacactag gGTACCTGGGGCTGTATGTGGTGTATGTGGTAACAGTCATTGTGAGTGCCTACATCTACAGTCAACAGAAACACTCAGCAACTAGAAGTTCCGTCCAGAGCTCAACACACGCACCAG AGCTCCAGACGTCTGAGTCAGACCAGGCTCCTCTTTTATCTAATGGCAGCATCCAGGAGGGCTATGGTAACAACCACAGTCACTGTGCACATTCCACTAAGTTATACCTCTGGGGTGTGCTACGAGAACCAATCcagtcgagtgtgtgtgtgtgtgcgtgtatagaCAGTGAGTACCGTCCCCTGCTCCCCTACTGTGAGTCGACCAGTTCCATCCTGCTGAATTCTCTAAACCCGGTGGACAGCAGGACCTGGAGGAGGAAGACCTGGCGCTGGAGGACTGTGAAAATACTGAAG ATGCCACTggaggtgctgctgctgctgactgtTCCAGTGGTGGATCCTGACAAAGAAGACAGGAACTGGAGAAGACCATTAAACTGCCTCCACCTTGTCACTGCGCCGCTGGTTTGTGTGCTCACCTTCAGCTCCGGAGAGT acggTTTGTATCTGATCGAGGGTCAGTTTCCTGTCTGGGCGTTGACGTTGCTCTTTGGCCTCTTCCTCTCCGCCATAGTCTTCCTCACCACTTCTAACGACCAGCCCCCGGCATACCACTTA GTGTTCTCTCTGCTGGGCTTTGTGGTGAGTGCGATGTGGATCAGTGCCGCAGCCTCGGAGGTGGTCAGTATCCTGCACATGCTCGGTGTGGTCCTTAGTCTGTCCAACAATTTACTGGGTCTCACACTGCTGGCCTGGGGAAATAGCATTgggg ATTGTTTTTCGGACATCACCATCGCTCGCCAGGGCTACCCACGGATGGCATTATCAGCCTGCTTTGGGGGAATCATCTTTA ACATGCTGATTGGAGTGGGCATTGGCTGTCTGATACAGATGTTTAACAACGAGCCAGTGGTGACG TTGGAACCAGAGGGTTTGTTGACCTGGGTTCTAGCAggttctctgggtctctctctggcTTTCTCCTTCATCCTAGTTCCTCTGCGTTGTTTCCATCTGGGCCGGGCCTATGGAATCTTCCTCCTGCTCTTCTACGCAGTCTTCCTCCTGGTTGCGCTGCTCACGGAGTTCGGCTTTATCCACATCTGA